One Deltaproteobacteria bacterium genomic window carries:
- a CDS encoding PIG-L family deacetylase gives MLTEDALIPFHSTDPTGRKVLVLAPHPDDETFGCGGTLALHATAGDPVKVVFLTNGDQGDSSGKYEKDEYITLRQNEAKEACTRLGIIDLEFWPYGDRSLAGSRGALRRMIDLLEDFRPRIVYAPSPLEFHPDHRAACFLLCDALHSYTPDLDVAFCEIGQPVRVNRLVDITGVSQQKRRAIDAYVSQLRERPYGEISLALDRYRSLTLGEDVTYAEGFSVWGADIIRKIGPYGIPLQQAARLLPGPGEGGPLVSVIVRTKDRPVLLANALKSIAEQTYANLEIVVVNDGGEDVRDVVNTVAGGIPAHYIAHETCKGRAAAANAGLYAAKGLYLNFLDDDDLLYPDHIETLVRRLQSDREHIAYTSVLSAYFNGPPEYPENCARRVVDHDIDFDPERLLFQNYIPIMSVLFHRDVLQKVEGFDHRLDLFEDWDFWIRASRHFRFHHIDKITAEYRFYDSETTDAAHHKKYAFAQAQAEIFDRVTPFLTGKIWTNLLNSDFLDELRRGRKGVKLNSRYEHGETLLNDDEKRLQRAETLITELRRKDEENQRRLQEILSSRGWLWLDRFRRMKRKLTGGV, from the coding sequence ATGCTCACAGAAGATGCATTGATTCCGTTTCATTCTACCGATCCGACGGGGAGGAAGGTCCTGGTCCTGGCCCCCCATCCCGATGACGAGACCTTCGGGTGCGGAGGTACGTTGGCCCTCCATGCAACGGCCGGTGATCCTGTGAAGGTCGTTTTTCTCACCAATGGGGACCAAGGCGACAGTTCGGGAAAATATGAGAAGGATGAATACATTACCCTGCGGCAGAATGAGGCGAAGGAGGCCTGCACCCGCCTCGGCATAATTGACCTGGAATTCTGGCCCTACGGCGACAGGTCCCTGGCCGGTTCCCGGGGGGCGTTGCGGCGGATGATCGATCTGCTTGAAGATTTCCGACCCCGGATCGTCTATGCGCCCTCTCCGCTGGAGTTTCATCCGGATCATCGGGCGGCATGCTTTCTGCTCTGCGACGCCCTTCACAGCTATACGCCCGACCTTGATGTGGCTTTTTGTGAAATCGGCCAGCCTGTCCGGGTCAACCGCCTGGTGGACATCACCGGCGTGTCGCAGCAAAAGCGCCGGGCAATAGACGCCTATGTGAGCCAGCTCAGAGAACGGCCATACGGCGAGATCAGTCTTGCCCTGGATCGATACAGAAGCCTGACGCTGGGGGAGGACGTGACGTATGCCGAGGGGTTCTCCGTATGGGGGGCGGACATCATCCGAAAAATCGGGCCTTATGGGATCCCTCTTCAGCAGGCGGCAAGACTCCTGCCGGGCCCGGGGGAGGGAGGGCCTCTGGTTTCGGTGATTGTTCGAACCAAGGATCGCCCGGTCCTCCTGGCGAACGCCCTTAAATCTATTGCCGAACAGACCTATGCCAATCTGGAGATCGTGGTGGTCAACGACGGGGGAGAGGATGTAAGGGACGTGGTAAATACGGTGGCCGGGGGTATCCCGGCCCATTATATCGCCCATGAAACGTGCAAGGGAAGGGCGGCTGCGGCCAACGCGGGGCTGTATGCCGCAAAGGGCCTTTACCTCAATTTTTTGGATGACGATGATCTGCTTTATCCGGACCATATTGAGACGCTTGTCCGCCGACTTCAATCCGATAGAGAACACATCGCCTATACAAGCGTGCTGAGCGCTTATTTTAACGGACCTCCGGAATACCCTGAAAACTGCGCCAGAAGGGTCGTCGACCATGACATCGACTTCGACCCGGAGCGATTGCTCTTTCAAAACTATATCCCCATTATGAGCGTTTTGTTTCATCGGGATGTCCTTCAGAAGGTGGAAGGCTTTGATCACCGGCTGGACCTGTTTGAGGACTGGGATTTTTGGATCAGGGCCTCGCGGCATTTCCGCTTTCATCACATCGACAAAATAACCGCCGAATACCGGTTTTATGACTCAGAAACCACGGACGCCGCACACCACAAGAAATACGCCTTTGCTCAGGCCCAGGCGGAAATTTTCGACCGGGTGACCCCTTTCTTGACAGGGAAAATTTGGACAAACCTGTTGAACAGCGACTTTCTGGATGAACTCAGGCGCGGCCGGAAGGGCGTAAAATTAAACAGCCGATATGAACATGGTGAAACTCTCCTCAATGACGACGAAAAGAGACTGCAAAGGGCCGAGACCCTGATAACGGAATTGAGAAGGAAAGATGAGGAGAACCAGAGACGGCTTCAGGAGATACTTTCCTCCAGGGGATGGCTGTGGCTGGACCGGTTCAGAAGAATGAAACGCAAGCTGACCGGCGGGGTTTAA
- a CDS encoding GNAT family N-acetyltransferase gives MKNDPLIFNLPAPFNYYRLISDSDHLHFGLWPEETPEMISVEEALENMFDRLVSCLPEPPARILDVGCGLGLSAHLLSSRGFDVTAIAPSPELIEYAVRRYGTLGADYRVLDYFDTDAAVFEEGMYDALFFQESLQYLHPLHEAMRKARYLLKEKGLIVIGDEVCYDQTIQSETAVHMARDIYAALSEHGFRVMENDALGRRVLPTCEIAVNRLETRIDEIVSVLDDPDAEDKLHFFLEGWRKQASWYESGRFGYEIFAGKKDPFSIRPYAEGDEHTILPLFNETFKTERTLDHWYWKFRDNPYGSHRICVGVSPEGEIVSQYAGYPLPFCSTLEGDGFPRSFLTVHAGDTFTHPRVRRIGLGKTGLLARTTFYYYAKFLEGAVPFAFGFNTATIKKLGDRYLGYRFGAPVVLWKKGLSSEANERPGFLKTIFSGLRVEEVHSIGPEWDDFFARVSPTYEFLVKRDAAYLQWRYVDCPDKRYRIFAVRKRGTLVGWSVFEARGARLIWGDALFASRFLESVSLLLRHVLTAYPEPMETVEAWFSRNPKWWCDHLQSIGFEAVPEPDGLTLCYRTFRNPMLDDTAVTKRLADHFYYTRGDSDLF, from the coding sequence ATGAAAAACGATCCCCTCATCTTTAATCTTCCGGCCCCGTTCAACTATTACCGGTTGATCTCCGACAGCGACCATCTCCATTTCGGGCTTTGGCCCGAGGAGACCCCGGAGATGATCTCTGTTGAAGAGGCATTGGAGAATATGTTCGATCGGCTGGTCTCCTGCCTGCCCGAACCGCCTGCCAGGATCCTGGACGTGGGCTGCGGATTGGGGCTTTCCGCCCATCTCTTGAGCTCCAGGGGGTTCGATGTAACCGCTATCGCCCCTTCTCCCGAACTCATCGAATATGCCGTTCGACGATACGGAACCCTGGGTGCGGATTACAGGGTCCTCGATTATTTTGATACCGATGCCGCCGTATTTGAGGAAGGGATGTATGATGCGCTCTTCTTTCAGGAGAGCCTGCAGTATCTTCATCCGCTCCATGAGGCGATGCGAAAGGCACGGTATCTGTTAAAAGAGAAGGGCCTGATCGTCATCGGTGACGAGGTCTGTTACGATCAAACGATCCAGTCTGAAACCGCGGTGCACATGGCCCGGGATATCTATGCCGCCCTTTCAGAACACGGATTTCGGGTCATGGAAAACGATGCGCTGGGCAGGCGGGTGTTGCCTACATGCGAGATCGCCGTGAACCGGTTAGAAACCCGGATCGATGAGATTGTCTCTGTTCTTGACGATCCGGATGCGGAAGACAAGCTGCATTTTTTTCTTGAGGGGTGGCGAAAACAGGCCTCCTGGTATGAGAGCGGCCGATTCGGCTACGAGATTTTTGCGGGCAAGAAGGACCCGTTTTCTATCCGTCCATATGCGGAAGGGGATGAACATACGATTCTCCCCCTGTTCAATGAGACATTCAAGACAGAGCGAACTCTTGATCACTGGTACTGGAAATTCAGAGACAATCCCTATGGATCTCACAGGATATGCGTGGGTGTTTCCCCGGAAGGGGAGATTGTGTCTCAATATGCAGGATATCCTCTCCCCTTCTGTTCCACCCTGGAGGGGGATGGATTCCCCCGGTCTTTTTTGACGGTCCATGCGGGGGATACGTTTACCCATCCCCGGGTGAGACGGATCGGACTGGGGAAGACGGGGCTCCTGGCCAGGACCACGTTCTATTATTATGCAAAATTTCTTGAGGGAGCGGTTCCTTTTGCCTTTGGTTTCAACACCGCAACCATCAAGAAGTTGGGTGACCGCTATCTCGGTTACCGGTTTGGAGCTCCGGTTGTTTTGTGGAAAAAAGGGCTTTCTTCAGAGGCAAATGAACGGCCCGGTTTTCTCAAGACGATCTTCTCCGGATTAAGGGTGGAGGAGGTCCATTCGATCGGCCCTGAATGGGATGATTTCTTTGCCCGGGTCAGCCCCACCTATGAGTTCCTGGTCAAAAGGGATGCCGCCTACCTTCAATGGCGATATGTGGACTGCCCTGATAAGCGCTACCGAATCTTCGCCGTACGGAAGAGGGGGACCCTGGTGGGGTGGAGTGTATTCGAGGCAAGGGGCGCAAGACTTATCTGGGGCGATGCCCTATTCGCCAGCCGTTTTCTCGAATCCGTCTCCTTGCTCTTGCGGCACGTTCTGACGGCCTATCCTGAGCCTATGGAGACCGTCGAGGCCTGGTTTTCCCGAAATCCGAAGTGGTGGTGCGACCATCTTCAATCGATCGGTTTCGAAGCCGTACCGGAGCCGGACGGTCTGACCCTCTGTTACCGGACATTCCGGAACCCGATGTTGGATGACACTGCAGTGACAAAGAGACTTGCGGATCATTTCTATTATACCCGGGGGGACAGTGATCTTTTTTAG
- a CDS encoding glycosyltransferase family 2 protein, whose amino-acid sequence MRTLAITVNYKSSDLTQQAVQSVLDAESMGPVRVVVVDNSEDREEAEKLQRCLPPGVVLLASPENIGFGRACNLAFEQFEGDQVLLLNPDARLLPGCLRHLQQLLSSSPRVGAVSPQIFWDDALNFYLPRSIPTALFEFQEAFSSLNPQAPINRFLSAAWRYSCIRVWQSRHPVRVSNLSGGHVLLKREAVIRAGGLFDPGFFLYFEDTDLFVRLRKRGYLLLVEPRAKVVHYVDQCGEDRAWKQQMMVRSRARLLEKHASGFSRCAGKTAGRLGLGLRGRSKGVPPPNFTAPFVLNVPPSLQKKWLFEVSPHPNFVPSAGRFGKGPRMVFPQKQWNLMAPGQYFGRLGSPAGFGKRFLTVSWFVDSGISRP is encoded by the coding sequence GTGAGAACACTCGCTATTACCGTCAATTATAAGAGTTCAGACCTGACGCAGCAGGCGGTTCAATCGGTCCTGGACGCCGAATCCATGGGTCCGGTTCGAGTGGTGGTGGTGGACAACAGCGAGGACAGGGAGGAGGCAGAGAAATTACAACGATGTCTTCCTCCGGGAGTCGTCCTGCTGGCGAGTCCTGAGAATATCGGTTTTGGCCGTGCCTGCAACCTGGCCTTTGAACAGTTTGAAGGAGACCAGGTTCTCCTCCTCAATCCGGATGCCAGACTCCTGCCGGGCTGTCTGCGCCATCTTCAACAGCTCCTTTCTTCTTCCCCTCGTGTCGGGGCCGTCTCCCCACAGATCTTCTGGGATGATGCGCTCAATTTCTATCTCCCTCGGTCTATTCCCACAGCGCTGTTTGAATTTCAGGAGGCTTTTAGTTCACTAAATCCTCAGGCGCCCATAAACAGATTCCTGAGCGCTGCCTGGCGATATTCGTGTATCAGGGTCTGGCAATCTCGACACCCCGTCCGGGTAAGCAACCTTTCCGGCGGCCATGTCCTCTTGAAGAGAGAGGCCGTGATCCGGGCCGGAGGTCTGTTCGATCCCGGGTTCTTTCTCTATTTTGAGGACACTGACCTGTTTGTCCGCCTGAGAAAGAGGGGGTATCTCCTTTTGGTGGAACCCAGGGCCAAGGTGGTGCACTATGTGGACCAGTGCGGGGAAGATCGGGCGTGGAAACAACAGATGATGGTCCGATCTCGTGCGAGATTGCTGGAGAAGCATGCCTCCGGTTTCAGCCGTTGCGCAGGGAAGACGGCCGGTCGTTTGGGCCTGGGCTTGAGGGGCCGGAGCAAGGGGGTTCCGCCACCAAACTTCACAGCGCCCTTTGTCCTGAATGTGCCGCCATCCCTGCAGAAGAAATGGCTTTTTGAGGTGAGCCCCCACCCCAACTTTGTTCCGTCAGCAGGTCGTTTTGGAAAGGGCCCGCGGATGGTGTTTCCTCAGAAGCAGTGGAATCTTATGGCTCCCGGGCAGTATTTTGGGCGTTTGGGAAGTCCTGCAGGGTTTGGTAAACGATTTCTTACCGTATCCTGGTTCGTCGACAGCGGTATCTCAAGACCATGA